One genomic segment of Leptospira wolbachii serovar Codice str. CDC includes these proteins:
- a CDS encoding DUF302 domain-containing protein codes for MLGLTVHRKKSFEDTITDTTEALKKEGFGVLTTIDVKHTLKEKIGVDFKRYTILGACNPGFAHKALQTADEIGLLLPCNVVVTEEKNGETKVSIFDPMTMTKLVQNPELEKIAKEVQEKLIQVIHHLHE; via the coding sequence ATGTTAGGACTAACCGTTCACAGAAAAAAGAGTTTTGAAGATACCATCACCGACACAACCGAAGCTTTAAAAAAAGAAGGTTTCGGCGTTCTTACCACCATCGACGTTAAACACACACTCAAAGAAAAAATCGGAGTCGATTTCAAACGTTATACCATCCTTGGAGCCTGTAACCCTGGTTTTGCGCACAAAGCCCTCCAAACAGCCGATGAAATTGGACTATTATTACCTTGCAACGTTGTTGTCACCGAAGAAAAAAATGGGGAAACCAAAGTCTCTATCTTTGATCCCATGACCATGACGAAGTTAGTTCAAAATCCCGAACTCGAAAAAATCGCCAAAGAAGTACAAGAGAAACTAATTCAGGTCATCCATCACTTACACGAATGA
- a CDS encoding DMT family transporter translates to MTILIMGNVTLFAKLLPFPAVTIISGRALFSVILLGLFFLLRGKSVSYRSFKDFLFVFGIGILFALHWVTYFHSIQVSTVAVGMLSLFTYPVFSALIEPLLGGKRPDPFAFFLACFSFFGLFLIVPDLSWNNQMFQGVVWGVVSAVLYAIRNLLTKEMHVHYPSAQILFTQLIATTLVLLPFADGLFVMLAEPKYLLFQVVLAGIFTSLAHTIWIRSLSNLSVTTAGTLSTLSPIYGSLAAWYFLGEVPPERLWLGGGVILFCAILEVFRKKAESENTAVLWVNEK, encoded by the coding sequence TTGACGATCCTCATTATGGGGAACGTCACTTTGTTTGCCAAACTCCTTCCCTTTCCTGCAGTCACGATCATCTCCGGTCGGGCACTATTTTCTGTCATTTTACTCGGACTCTTCTTTTTGCTTCGTGGTAAGTCTGTATCCTACCGAAGTTTTAAGGACTTTTTGTTTGTATTTGGAATTGGAATTTTATTTGCTTTGCATTGGGTGACTTACTTTCACTCCATCCAAGTGTCCACTGTGGCAGTCGGGATGTTGTCTCTTTTCACCTATCCTGTGTTTTCTGCACTCATCGAACCTTTGCTTGGTGGAAAACGCCCCGATCCTTTTGCATTCTTTTTGGCTTGTTTTTCCTTTTTTGGGCTTTTCCTCATTGTACCCGATCTTTCTTGGAACAACCAAATGTTCCAAGGAGTGGTTTGGGGTGTGGTTTCGGCAGTTCTCTATGCGATTCGGAATCTACTGACTAAAGAAATGCATGTTCATTATCCTAGTGCCCAAATTCTTTTCACCCAACTGATTGCCACTACCTTGGTTTTACTTCCCTTTGCCGATGGACTATTTGTAATGTTGGCTGAACCCAAATACCTGTTGTTCCAGGTGGTGCTTGCTGGGATTTTTACCTCACTTGCCCATACTATTTGGATTCGCAGTTTATCAAATTTATCGGTAACTACTGCGGGCACTTTGTCTACCTTAAGTCCGATATACGGAAGTTTGGCGGCCTGGTATTTTTTGGGAGAGGTGCCACCCGAAAGGCTTTGGTTAGGTGGCGGTGTGATTTTGTTTTGTGCAATTTTAGAGGTGTTTCGGAAAAAAGCGGAAAGTGAGAATACCGCTGTTTTGTGGGTTAACGAAAAATAA